In a single window of the Arachis hypogaea cultivar Tifrunner chromosome 6, arahy.Tifrunner.gnm2.J5K5, whole genome shotgun sequence genome:
- the LOC112697050 gene encoding probable xyloglucan endotransglucosylase/hydrolase protein B codes for MGYYSMWSVCCVILGWFVSVGICGTPRRPMAVPFGRNYVPTWAYDHIKYLNSGYDAQLLLDKYTGTGFQSKGSYLFGHFSMDIKMVAGDSAGTVTAFYLSSLGTEHDEIDFEFLGNRTGQPYILQTNVFTGGKGDREQRIYLWFDPTKEYHRYSVLWNLYQIVFFVDNIPIRVFKNNKRMGVKFPFNQPMKIYNSLWNADDWATRGGLEKTDWSKAPFIASYKGFHIDGCETSVEAKFCSTQGKRWWDQQEFRDLDSYQWRRLRWVRRRFTIYNYCSDRTRYPQMPPECRRNGDY; via the exons ATGGGTTATTATTCTATGTGGAGTGTTTGTTGTGTGATATTGGGATGGTTTGTTTCAGTTGGAATATGCGGCACACCAAGGAGACCCATGGCGGTTCCATTTGGAAGAAACTATGTTCCAACTTGGGCTTATGATCACATCAAATATTTGAATTCTGGTTATGATGCTCAGCTTCTTCTTGACAAGTACACTG GTACTGGCTTCCAATCCAAAGGTTCATACTTGTTTGGTCACTTCAGCATGGATATAAAGATGGTTGCTGGAGATTCCGCTGGAACAGTCACTGCTTTCTAC TTATCTTCCCTAGGGACAGAGCATGATGAGATAGACTTTGAGTTCTTAGGGAACAGAACAGGACAACCTTACATTTTGCAAACAAATGTATTCACCGGTGGCAAAGGTGATAGAGAACAAAGAATCTATCTCTGGTTTGATCCTACCAAAGAATACCACAGATATTCAGTTCTATGGAACTTGTATCAAATTGT ATTCTTTGTGGACAACATCCCAATTAGGGTGTTCAAGAACAACAAGCGAATGGGTGTGAAATTCCCATTTAACCAACCAATGAAGATCTACAACAGCCTATGGAACGCAGATGATTGGGCCACAAGGGGTGGTTTGGAGAAAACAGATTGGTCCAAAGCACCATTCATAGCTTCCTACAAGGGCTTCCACATTGATGGCTGTGAAACCTCCGTTGAAGCCAAGTTCTGTTCCACTCAAGGTAAGAGATGGTGGGACCAACAAGAATTCAGAGACCTTGATTCTTATCAATGGAGGAGGCTTAGATGGGTCAGAAGGAGATTCACCATTTACAACTATTGCAGTGATAGAACAAGGTACCCTCAGATGCCACCTGAATGCAGAAGAAACGGTGACTATTGA